A region of Toxotes jaculatrix isolate fToxJac2 chromosome 23, fToxJac2.pri, whole genome shotgun sequence DNA encodes the following proteins:
- the rbm4.3 gene encoding RNA-binding protein 4.3, whose protein sequence is MVKIFVGNLPREADQDEIKALFTQYGTVTECAIIKNYAFVHMDDRKAATKAIKNLHLYKLHGTPINVEASHGKNQGSVKLHVANVEKGSDEELRALFEEYGTVTECAVVKNFAFVHMSNSDEAMDAIKGLDNTEFQDKRIHVQISKSRPRHDERDEYPPPPPDRGGYWPPRYPGERHEPPPPSYLRGRLSHIPPGYPAPPLPPPPPRRAVYPDRPYEGERDRYGVVDYYEKYRARPYGMASYEDQRAGAPPPPPPPSAVVRDRLMTSSLDPYERRPLPPPPSSYYARDRSPLRRAPSMPMPPASNGYSYERSRLSPVSRVPAYGVPRARDPYADRLPPPPPARYAY, encoded by the exons ATGGTGAAAATCTTTGTGGGGAATCTGCCCCGAGAGGCAGACCAGGATGAAATCAAGGCGCTCTTCACTCAGTATGGCACAGTCACAGAATGCGCCATCATCAAGAACTACGCCTTCGTCCACATGGATGACCGCAAGGCCGCCACCAAAGCCATCAAAAATCTGCACCTCTACAAGCTTCACGGCACACCCATCAACGTGGAGGCAAGCCACGGGAAGAACCAGGGCTCAGTCAAACTGCATGTAGCCAACGTAGAGAAGGGATCTGATGAAGAGCTCCGTGCTCTCTTCGAAGAGTACGGGACAGTCACAGAGTGTGCTGTTGTTAAGAATTTTGCTTTTGTACATATGTCCAACTCTGATGAGGCCATGGATGCCATCAAGGGACTGGACAACACTGAATTTCAAG acAAACGCATCCATGTCCAGATTTCCAAGAGCCGGCCCAGACATGATGAACGAGATGAgtacccccctcctcccccagaCAGAGGCGGCTACTGGCCCCCACGCTATCCAGGAGAGAGGCACGAGCCTCCCCCTCCTAGCTACCTGCGAGGCCGCCTCAGCCATATACCCCCGGGTTACCCAGCCCCCCCTCTGCCGCCCCCTCCCCCTAGGCGAGCTGTTTATCCTGACCGTCCCTATGAGGGTGAGAGGGACAGGTATGGCGTGGTAGATTACTATGAGAAGTACAGAGCCCGTCCGTATGGCATGGCCTCCTACGAGGATCAGCGTGCTGgcgcccctcctcctccccctcccccgtCAGCCGTCGTCCGAGACCGTCTTATGACCTCGTCGCTTGACCCGTATGAGCGTCGgcccctcccacctcctccgTCCTCATACTACGCCCGAGATCGCAGCCCCCTCAGAAGAGCGCCTAGCATGCCAATGCCCCCCGCCAGTAATGGCTACTCCTACGAGCGCTCCCGCCTCTCCCCGGTTTCCCGGGTCCCGGCGTACGGAGTTCCACGTGCCAGGGACCCCTACGCAGACCGGCTGCCCCCGCCACCGCCTGCACGCTACGCTTATTAA
- the tifa gene encoding TRAF-interacting protein with FHA domain-containing protein A: MMDVSQTIETEEDILTCLHIKFYHPQQSCRGLYGVLPLGKRSRHSADDTLRLGRDSQSCTYTLVDPRVSRKQLALHAYRTPRSPDMLFTIQNLSQRGRLSVNSSALNYLERMDLPDKALIRFGEYEILIIRESGEAKASFEVAFEVLVGPPSRETCMCVPSMTPVMDTGSCVMNGFPAELRTRVPLETDETLMYNS; this comes from the coding sequence ATGATGGATGTGTCCCAGACaatagagacagaggaggataTCCTGACTTGTCTCCACATCAAGTTTTACCACCCTCAGCAGAGTTGCAGGGGCCTTTACGGGGTGCTTCCTCTGGGGAAGAGGAGCAGACACTCAGCGGATGACACCCTCAGGCTGGGCCGCGACTCCCAGTCCTGCACCTACACCCTGGTTGACCCTCGGGTGTCCCGTAAGCAGCTGGCCCTCCACGCCTACCGCACACCCCGCAGCCCAGACATGCTGTTTACCATCCAGAACCTGAGCCAGAGGGGCCGACTGTCAGTGAACAGCTCAGCTCTGAACTACCTGGAGAGGATGGATCTCCCAGACAAGGCCCTGATCCGGTTCGGAGAGTATGAAATTCTTATCATCCGTGAGTCCGGCGAGGCCAAGGCGAGCTTTGAGGTGGCGTTTGAGGTGCTTGTGGGGCCTCCATCCAGGgagacatgcatgtgtgtgcctaGTATGACACCGGTCATGGACACAGGCTCATGTGTGATGAATGGTTTCCCAGCTGAGCTCAGAACACGCGTCCCTCTGGAGACTGATGAGACTCTCATGTATAACTCATGA
- the LOC121176937 gene encoding RNA-binding protein 4.1-like, producing MVKIFIGNLSQHAGKDEVEALFTQYGTVTECAKYKNYAFVHMEDRKSATKAIRELHLYKLNGRPINVELSRGRNQGPVKIHIANVEKGADDELRALFEEYGTVTECSIVKDFAFVHMANSDEAMDAIKGLDNTEFQGKRIHVQISKSRPRGAPEEEAYPPPPGRGGYYPPRYPGERPEPPYRGRMTAYPPLPPPPPLRRAAYPDRGYGERDGYGVVDYYEKYRARPYSTAGYDDRRAIPPPPPPPSALVKEHLGMGSLDPYERRPLPHAPPTYMARDRSPIRRAPLPPAPSAGNGYSYERSRLSPMYAAPRPRDSFSERVPPPPPPPRYAGY from the exons ATGGTGAAGATTTTCATCGGGAACCTTTCTCAGCATGCTGGGAAGGATGAAGTAGAGGCTCTCTTCACTCAGTATGGCACGGTTACAGAATGTGCCAAATACAAAAACTATGCTTTTGTCCATATGGAGGACCGTAAGTCTGCCACCAAAGCCATCCGCGAGCTCCACCTGTACAAGCTGAACGGTAGGCCCATCAATGTGGAGCTCAGCAGAGGGAGGAACCAGGGCCCTGTGAAGATCCACATTGCCAATGTAGAAAAGGGAGCTGATGACGAGCTCCGTGCTCTCTTTGAGGAGTATGGCACAGTCACAGAGTGTTCCATTGTCAAGGACTTTGCCTTCGTGCACATGGCCAATTCTGACGAGGCCATGGATGCCATAAAAGGCCTGGATAACACAGAGTTCCAGG gaaaGCGCATACATGTTCAGATATCAAAAAGCAGACCCAGAGGTGCACCCGAGGAGGAGGCCTATCCACCTCCCCCAGGTAGAGGAGGCTATTACCCTCCCCGCTACCCAGGGGAGAGGCCCGAGCCTCCCTACAGAGGCCGCATGACTGCTTACCCTCCGCTTCCGCCGCCCCCTCCCCTGAGGCGAGCAGCTTATCCCGACCGTGGCTATGGCGAGCGGGACGGCTATGGGGTGGTCGATTACTATGAGAAATACAGAGCCCGTCCTTACAGCACGGCAGGCTACGATGACAGGCGTGCCATCccccctcctccgcctcctccctcGGCACTGGTTAAAGAGCATCTCGGAATGGGGTCCCTTGACCCATATGAGCGGCGCCCGCTCCCCCATGCTCCTCCGACCTACATGGCCAGGGACCGAAGCCCCATCAGGCGAGCACCCCTACCGCCTGCTCCGTCGGCTGGTAACGGGTACTCCTACGAGCGATCCCGACTCTCTCCAATGTATGCAGCTCCCCGGCCCAGGGACTCCTTTTCAGAGAGAGTGCcgccaccgccaccaccacctcGCTATGCAGGCTATTAG